One Aspergillus oryzae RIB40 DNA, chromosome 2 genomic window carries:
- the rho2 gene encoding putative Rho GTPase Rho 2 (Ras-related small GTPase, Rho type): MAQQQNDNVMRRKLVIIGDGACGKTSLLSVFTLGYFPTVPTVFENYVTDCRVDGRSVQLALWDTAGQEDYERLRPLAYSKAHVILIGFSVDTPDSLENVKHKWIEEANERCPGVPIILVGLKKDLREDPLAIEEMRKKSLKFVTSKEGSDISTQIGARKYLECSSLTGEGVDDVFEAVTRAALLTFDKRKSSCCIVL, from the exons ATGGCCCAACAACAAAATGACAATGTGATGCGAAG GAAGTTGGTGATTATCGGAGATGGTGCCTGTGGGAAAACTAGTTTGCTGAGTGTCTTCACCCTCGGTTATTTTCCGACT GTCCCCACGGTTTTCGAGAATTATGTGACGGATTGCAGAGTTGATGGCCGGTCGGTACAATTAGCATTATGGGATACGGCTGGTCAAGAAGACTACGAACGGTTGCGTCCACTAGCATATTCCAAAGCGCATGTGATTCTGATCGGGTTCTCGGTGGATACTCCGGATTCCTTGGAGAACGTCAAGCACAAG TGGATCGAGGAGGCCAATGAGCGGTGCCCAGGTGTGCCGATAATCCTAGTTGGCTTAAAGAAAGATCTCCGGGAAGACCCTCTCGCGATTGAggagatgagaaagaagtccCTAAAATTCGTCACGTCGAAGGAAGGGAGTGATATATCAACCCAAATCGGAGCCAGAAAGTACCTCGAATGCTCGTCCTTGACCGGAGAGGGGGTGGACGACGTCTTCGAAGCCGTTACACGCGCTGCTCTTCTCACATTCGATAAGCGTAAAAGTTCGTGCTGCATCGTGCTATGA